Genomic window (Primulina eburnea isolate SZY01 chromosome 8, ASM2296580v1, whole genome shotgun sequence):
TGTTTAGGTTTATGCAGTGCAACTTCATGCCCTGCACCTCTCACTGTAACAAATGTCAGCCCGTCGTATTCTTGCGTCCATCCTCCTACCTGTAGCACAGATTTGGTAGACAAACGATAGAGATTATTTCAATTCcttttttaaaatcatttatacGTCATAATATACAATTCAAAGTGAAAAAGTTTACATTTTGTTAAGAACCAATCTGAAAAAAATATTCTCTTGAGGCAGATTAGGAGAGCAGAACAGTGCGATTCAAGTGAAGTCATGATGAAGCAATTAGCTTACAGTTGACTAATATCCAAGGCCAGGTCGATGAGGAAGCCATGAGCAATACAACAATAATAATGGGGAAGGATCAACAACTGGTGAAACAACTCAACAGTAGCACAAAGATGATGTAGAAATCCAATACGGCAGGCTGAAGTGAGGGCAGGGCGAgtagaattttttattttccattATCATCATTCCAGAAAAGAACTTTATTCAACCATTCCAAGTATGGCACTTGATGTTGGTTATTGTAATCAGGATAACATTTAATACAGACAGAACGAAGTAAAATCTCTAGCAAATTCCCTTTGTATTATTCTATTAATCTCTTTTATTTGCCCAATGCCCTCCTTGAATTTTCCCCAATCTAATCAATAAATATGTGCTCCAGTTCTTTTATGATAAGGTGGTGAAAATATTACAAACTTTTTGAAGCGCAAAGATTTATGCTTCAGTGAGATGTTCCTTCTATCTCCGTTAAGTGTAAATTTGAATGTAAGATAAATATGCCGAGTTTGGCTTTGTAAATCGAAATTTTAAAGTGAATGCACCAAACTGACCTGGCCATCATCATACCAAGCACGCCATGGACCAACTGTTGGAAGTTTTAGAGAGTCTATACTGTATCTGGTTGATGCAACTGGAATAACAGCATCAGTATCCCCACTAAAAAGTTCAGATAAacttgttaaaaaaatattgcCAAAGGAACATTTGTGAGACCATAATTAGAGGTTACCAACATATGAAACTCGAACAGAAAGAAAAAGAGTCATTCAAACTTGTAAAATATAGGATGCCACACTGAATTTTGATGCGATCATATGATGTAAAAGAAGTTTGAGATGCATAACATCCTCTAGCAATGTGTTATAAATCAATTTTCCAAAAGGGAGCTCATGGGCAGTGAGCCAACAACAGTTATGCATATTAACACATCCCTCTTAAGTTACAGACCAAGAAACATAGGTCTGGCCAATGATAATCTATACTTTTAACAGGATGTAGTAACGAACGAGTTTGAAGATGTGAGAAGGAAGACCTGAAGATCCATATGCGTAGACCAGAACGTAGAAGCTCTCTGTAGACCTTCAACACTGATCTAGGAGAATCCTTCCAATTATCAGATACCAGGTCACTACAAAGAGAATGATCAAAGAAGAAAATCCGGTAAAAAGAAAATGCATTGTATAGTTTAAGGAgaaaacaagtaaaatatttttaaggagAAAACAAGAAAATATTACAGAATTATGATCATTTTTAATCAGTTAATAAGGCTTAGCAAGGTGTTGAGATTTTGAAAGCATCATCGTCATTCAATGGCAGAACCAGAAATATAACAAATGGGGAAAACTCGAAACCACGATATTTTTAGAATTTATGGGGTTCATTTCATTTCTATTTCTACTCTAGAAAAACATATGCATGTATGCAGAAAACTGTTAAGAGGAAAGGATCCTGTTGGCATGTTGTTCCCACCATAAAACGACATTAGTTGAAGGATAATCAACATAAAACCACATAATCCCTAGAGAATAAGTAGAGATCATAAAGCTGACATATCTGATGTATCGCTCTCTCTCATTCAAAACAAATTTGTACCTGCAGGTTTCCCATTTAAAGGAAGGACTTTTATCTTGAACATGAAGAGCTCTTTGGACCTCAGGAAGATTGAAGTAGACGGTTGAATGCTCTTCTGTGCAGGGATCATATGCTATTCTGAGAATACCAAACTTCTATCACAGGAAAACAAATTTTATTAGGAATCTTAATATATTTGAGGTAGACCAGTTCAATCGATAAAGCCTCTTCAAATAGTTCCCATGTCATGCTATCTGTTTTTAATCCCGATTTGGTACATCTTAGAGTACAAAAAATTGCATTGTGTAAAGCACTGGCCACTTGTGACAATGTACCACACAAGATTTAAAGGAACCTGCACACTGGGTACCCACAacaaatgaatatttttatgaTGCTCGCGACCAAACATTGTCTCATCAAACTGAATGTCAATACTTAAATGCAAACTTTTTTGTCATCTCATTTCacaaaataagaaaaattttgCAGTTCAATACTCTTAGACATCATTCTCTGAAAACTAAGGAAAATTGCAATGGCTGGAAGTACACTGTTGATTAAGTAAGAATCACCCAGAGCAATACAATTGGTCTCTTTGGTGTGGTTCTTTTGGATCCCAAAGTAATTCTTTGCATAAAGTTAGTGTAATAATatcatgatttatattttttcatctttttttgtatctcttgtattttatataaataacgCTCCCTCTAATGATGATACAATCAAGAAAAGCACCAAGAATAGCTGCTTCTGGTCTTATCTAGAGTAGCTCTTGTCTTTTCGTTCACAACATACCCATCCTAACATTATTTACCGTATCGGTATCTTGTTTTATACAACTTTTCatcttttgtatattttttaaaacatcaCTCTCCAATGATGTAATTTTTATTTCCTACAATAAtacttaaattttaatattttcatataatatattaaattttaatatttttaatttagttTTGACACATCCAACGCTTGTGcactatttttattatgaatgaaaCAGTGCCCGAGCCAGAGGAAGACTGGTAGGAATGGTAGCTTCGTTCCACCTTAAATTGTTGTTATAGattcttatattttaaaaaatatacacacataaatatgatctcgttctctcaaaaattttgagTTTTGCTTTCACCTCTCTTCCACCCGGTCATCGAACAAGAGCATTAACATTTGGTCAACCGGGCAAGATAGCAAAGCTAAAGAGAAAAATGCCAAAAACACAAACGCATACCCTTTTTCCACTCTGTGGGTGGTTTGGTCTGCTGAAATTGGCTTTGCAGGGAGGAGTATAGATACTATAAAGATCAATGTCTCCCATTTCTTCTTCAGCAATGTCTTGAACTTTCTCACAAAGTTCCGAGGAGTGTATGAATGACTCAAAGTCGCATACAATGTTCAACCGCTTGAAGGTCTGGTCTGAAATCAAACCAACTGACCACATGAACTCAAAGCGACCCAAATGGTCATGAAAATCGTCTGTCAGAGCATTCCCGACCTGCTTAAAGGATATGGATATCTGAGAGGTTTTTTATGTTCACACAAGCATATAACTCTCATGCTAAACTTAAGAGGAAAAAACTAGTACCAtgaaacccttcaggttgatgACTTTTTCTCCAGTGTTGTGGTTGTGTCGTACAATAGCTTGGCTTAGTTGAGGAACATAATGTCCTACACATGATGTAACAGTGAGAAATAATCATGACATAAGGCCACATGTAACATATTAATGCACCAAACTTGATCACTAACTCCTTTCACATTCCTTGTTAGAATGGTATGTCAATGAACTTAAGGTTATGTTTCATAAGTATATTCTGCATCACTCTAACTGCTGGGTGCATAACTGAGCCTAACTTCGCAATCGGCTCAAAAACAGTTAGAATGTAGAGGCAGAGTAACTGACGTAAACCACCGGTGCCACATGATTCGGGTTTTTTCAATTcacaaaacaaaaatttggcatTCCCCAGCAGCCAACAAAATCTTAATCTTTTCTGACATCACTTGTTCTCTACAGAGTGTAAGCCACACTTTTTGCGTCTTGTTAAGTCAACTAGCATGAAGTACGTGCGATGCACGTTGGCATTAATTATATATGATATAAATTATATAGAAAGTTAAAAATTCAATATTAAAAACTTATATTATTAGCAAATGATAATAAACATAACATATAGAAAACAATATGGATTGTAAAAAACTCAAAAAAATGCTTATCCATCCAAACTAAATATTAGggagagcaaaaaaaaaaacaatttagaTCAAGATGAAATGATGCAGAATATATAGATAATACATCATATGTCAAGTCAACTTTATAGTTTGACCACAATCATCTACTAGCATTGCAACATATCACTAAATGTATATCTTATAAATAAATAGCAAGTACAATAAGGAAAAAATGGATGGCACGGCACTTTGAAAATAGAAAGAAAACGACAaccaaacaaaaaaataaaatgaattgttctctctttcttttgcaCTTACTCATATGCAATTCTTTGAGAGAAATTTGATGTCAAAACTATGATACCAAatgcaatttcaaaaaaatatcaaaattttcaatcttAAGCCCTTAATAATTTACAAATACTCCAAACAACAATTGCAATAAAGTTGAGCTTTTGTGAGTTTCAAAGAAATCAAAGagaaaaataatggttatagaatgaaataatttttttaaaaaatgaaatagaatgaaatatgacataattaaatattataatgaaAAAGACGAGGGAACAAAGTCAAAAGCACAAAACCATAACCATAAAATGTGGTTAATTAGTATTAATTAATTGACTAAATGTGAAATCATCATATATGTTACTTGATGCGACATATGTTACTtgataatgaaaataaataaacattaaAAGGGTAATTATGTCCGTTCacaattgaaaaattttctatTATCCACACTTTTATTATGCAATTCTTTGAGAGAAACTTGATGCCAAAACTATGATACCAAATgcaatttcaagaaaatatcaaaattttcaatcatAAGCCCTTAATAATTTACAAATACTCCAAACGACAATTGTAATAAGGTGGAGTCTTTGTgagtttcaaaaaaattaaagaaagaaATATTGGTTATagaatgaaataaaatttttaaaaaaatgaaatatgacataattaaatattataatgaaAGAAAGACAAGGGAAGAAAGTCAAAAGCACATAACCATAATCATAAAATGTGGTTAATTAGTATTAATTAATTGACTATATGTGAAATTACCACATATGTTACTTGATAATGAAAATAAGTAAAACGTGGAAGGTAATTATGTCCGTTCACAATCGGAAAAATTTTCCATTATTCTCAtttttataggtatatagattATTTACACTTATATTATGCAATTCTTTGAGGGAAACTTGATGCCAAAACTATGATACCAAATACAATTTCAagaacatatcaaaattttcaaccATAAGCCCTTAATAATTTACAAATACTCCAAACAACAATTGTAATAACGTGGAGCCTTTGTgagtttcaaaaaaaattaaagagagaaaaattggtTATAgaatgaaataatttaaaaaaaattgaaatagaatgaaatatgacataattaaatattataatgaaataaagaatgaaatatgacataattaaatattataatgaaATAAAGACAAGAGCAGAAAGTCAAAAGCACATAACCATAACCCTAAAATGTGGCTAATTAATATTAGTTAATTGACTAAATGTGAAATTACAACATATGTTACTTGATAATGAAAATAAGTAAATATGTGAAGGTTAATTATGTCTCTTCACAATCGGAAAACTTTTCCATAATCCacacttttatatatatatatatatatatatagattcatAGAAAACTTAGAACTGGTGATGCGAACATATATTTTAAGGTTGAAATTAAGAACCGGTAACACTGACTGGTGGGATTGATTTCACCTAAAGGACAGAACAATTATGCCTATTACCTAAAAGTTTTCCCTTTTATCCCCTACAGTTGTCTTCCTTATTTTCTTCCCCTGTTCTTACTTTCCATCTATCTTATCATTCCCTGTTTCCAACATCAAATTGTCAAATCATACTTCGAAATAGCATTGTCTTGAGAATTTCAGTTATGAAGCTACTACTATTTTTCACAAGCATGTGTTTACAACAGGATCCACGGGCAACAACAGTGATCATGATTTACTCAAGTTCATTTCACAATTTTCTTTATAGTGGCAAAAATTTTAAACCTGGTGCAAATCAATTTTTCtcgtttttttttacaaattatgGGCAAGTAAAGCTTAATCAACACAGAAGACTTTAGCAGAAAACCACTGGATCTATCCACCACTTAAAAAACTGAAGTAGCACTTTGCCACTTGTCcctttttcatttaataatggAGTGTTTGCAATGTGGAGAAAATTTACTGTCAGTCCGTCCTTTTATGCTAACAAAAACCAATCTTCAAGTGCTAAGTATGCACTTTTATGCATGCGCCAAAGTACATTTGATAAGTGATTTCTACTGTAATAAAGAGCATGGATAACTAACTAATGCTGCAGTGGTTACCATCAATATCAACACTTGTTGAAGAAAACAACATACAGAAATCAATAAGACAACAAACTTTTGATGGCATGCTTAACAAATGAAGGCCACCTACATGTAATAAGAAGCTCTAAAACAACAAGACACCTATAGCTCCCCAAGGACagcaataaaaataattaaaaaattccacaatttcatatcaatgtATGATGAAGTTCACTGATAAAATTAAAATGTACAATGAAGGACAAGACATTCATCTAAACCATCTTACGGAAAAAACACATAAACACCCAATTGGATGCCTAAGCTTGACATGAGCGAATTATGTAATCAATAAATTAAGCTTATATAGATTGACATCCAATTAATAAGGAAGTGAATGAGATTTCTCTGACATTTTTATCCAGCTAAGCCCAAAGTGCAACCTAATATTTGATGTTCATTTCATAACAACTTTCAACCCAAGAAATAATAATGTGATTGCAATTATTTATTATCTATTGTAGTTTCTCTAGACAAGTCACATTATGTCCTATTTACTGTTACCCAGATTTATGTTATTTCTTCTTATTACAAGCAGGAAAGCTTTCCATAGGCAATAAATTCAATTTCTGAGATAATCCAACCTGGCGATTCATAGCTTTCATAAACCAATTATATTCCATGTTGCAGGCAATAAAAGAAAATCTAATATATTCATCAtctatataaaaaaacaaacatAAGAAGGAAACAAACTGGTAATACGAAGAAACAAACTAGTAATACGAAACTTTTCATAGTTTCAATTCCTTATACTTTACTCGTAAAAATAGCCAAATGACAGTTCATAGGATAAGTACACTTCGAGGAAATATATGGCCACTGACCAGCGTAGCTCTCTCCTGTAATGTAGAAATCGTTTTCTTTGTACTGTGGAAAACGATCAAACCACTGCAATAAAAATTCTAGGTTTTCAGCAGCTGCAATGTAAGAAATTGAAATCAAGTTTCTGGACGAATCTACATAGATTAGAACAATGAAGATAACAGAAAAAAGGCTCAAGCAGAAAAAGTTACCTGTCCTTTCATCACCATTACTCAACAAGTCAGATGAAGTGTTTGAATATGAAAAGCCCACTCCAACTGGAGAGTCCAGAAACAAAATATTTGCCACTGCAAAATCAAAAAACAAATAGGAAAAATTCTcattataaaacaaaatgaaTGTCAAGAACAGGGTAAAGGATGCTAAAAGATAGAATTTGATAATGCAGTGAAATGCATAACAACCATTAGCAACATTAGTACTTCTAGGTTCTGAAACTCGAAGGTATAAAATGATTATCATTCCATGAAGGAAGAAATTACCAACTAACCAAGGCATTAACAGGGTGATCATAAAATTTCAactctaaaaaataataataacatagaGAAGCCAGACCAGTTGTTGATAGCATTCAATTTGCCATCTGCTCAAAATTATGCAGTCTGTGGTTAAATAGCCCTCAACACCTATTTTTTCTCAAGAAAATGAGTGAATCCATTAATcattttcagagatatttagttTTCGTTTTTTGTAGGGGTTATGAAGTGTGGACGTTTTAAGTTCATTTTCAGACTAGAAAGCAGCTGTCTACCAACAGGAACCTGCAGATGCAATTACTAGTATTTTCAAAGGTGCGATGCCAAAAATATACCTTCATTCCAAGAATAAGGGTTCAAATAAAGGCTCTTTCCATCTTTCTCTATGTGGAAAGGTCCAATCTCCTCGGCCAGTCCAAATGCAACTGATGAACATCCAGGACCTAAAATCTCCAACAGGATAACAAAGATATATGATTTTCACAAAaccatatttatattatgaacTTAACAGCCAAACAAATGAGCAataaaaacaatttaaatttcatttcagaagaAAAACAAGCTCCAACCAAAACACAGAGCATCACTCCTCCCTTTGACTAATCGGCAGAGATGGCCCTTAAGTCATCGTCTCTTTTTACTCATAAATGAGCCACGACCAAAATTCTTCATATCCATCCCCTCAAAAACAACACATTAAAATCAAACAGCACCTTCTTTGAGGGTAACACAAGAAAATAGAGAGATTTTGACCTCCATTAAGCCAAAGAACAAGCGGCTTCGAAGAAGGGTCCACCACAGACTCGAAGAACCAATAAAAGAGCGCTCGTCCAGACTCCTTGTTGGTAGTCACGTACCCTGAATAGCTTGCAAAACTAACATTGAAACTCTGTCCCGGAAGATCCAATACCTTATCCAGCTGCTGCTGATTAGATGGGTCGGAAGAAAAACTACCCCTGCAACTTACCAAACTGGAGCTTGGCTACGAATATTAGGAATAAAATATAGACAACCAAATCGAAAGTTGACATCTTTTTAGGGTTCTTCGTAGAAAAGGTTGGTTCGCGAGGAAATGTCAGTGGCACGCCCCCAGAAAGCAGGGAGCGTCATACATTTTAAGGGTAACCGACCAATCACTCCATCTTCTTTATGGTTTTTGTTTGTTGCGAAAACGCACGTgcgtaataataataatttcagaCTTAAAAGGAAATATATCATTTCTCAACCAAAAATCAAAAGCACCATaaaaatttacggaaaaaaatgataatatataaccttgtttttttttattttaaacaaaaataaagaacattctttttttttattattatttatatccagattttattttccttcaaaaaaaatccagattttattttaaaataatattgtttaatttaattaaaaattaaataataaatttatatttttgagtcaataaaaaattcaaaataaattatattttcaattattcatctttgttatttttaaaaaaaataaattgtggTAATTATTCTTATTGtagtttattttttatgtccGAAAATGTTCAAATTAGATAAATGACATGAGGAGATTTtctattataaattttttatttattagtttctattactaataataataattttattgatataaatttagttttattattttctgatttttattgttattattatcattatcattgttatttttattattattattttactatttgttgttgattttatttaaaaaatatttattgttattttatatcactattattattatttttattattattatttatataaattattaatattatcattATCGTCATTGGCATACGCAATGCGTGTTgtgtaatttttgtttttgaaaaaatgttttttgaaaCTTACAAATTGGTTTTTCACACAAATTGGTGGAAGAAGTATGTTTTCCCCTTCTTTAGGATTGTTGGTTTCCAGATTTTTTGTTTAATATTTGTATTaatgcaaaaatttgtgtgagacggtctcacgggtcgtattttgtgaataTTAATAgagttgacacgtctcacagataaagattcgtgagactgtctcacgagaTACCTACTCTTGTATTAGTTAGTTAAAATAAGAGGGTTATAAatgtaaatttaatttaatgtcATATTGGTTTAGTTAAAGTAATATATGGCGTGACtactaaatttatatatataactatcattataaatatatttttcataaaaactCTCGTAACATCATCTTATAGGTAAAGTTTTTTAGACAGATCTTCAACCTGACTTAATTCacgaaaaatattaatttttatgtcaaaaatatcaATTCGTATCATGGATATAATTTTGTGAGACCGTCCATAAGAGACTTACTCATCACCCATGTGTTAAATCAATTTGTTGTGATTATGCGACACCAAACTAATTTTACACATCTAACTTCTCTTAGACAACAACCTAAAAACAAAGGGAAtaactaaattattttttaactcATCTATAATTCTCATATCTTGTGACTttttaaatcttgaaaattcTGATATCATTTTATCTTTATCCGAATTTTGAATATTTCCCCTGTTGGTGAGGATTAGAGTAAGAACTATTTATCCGCCAATCAGTGTGGTTAATTTTAATAAACTAATCCCTCTAGGTTATATTAGGTTATATTAGTCGGTAAAATAAACTCACCCCTAGGATTATTATCTCTTATATTTTCGATTTTCCATTCTCTAAATTCAAATCACTACCATTCCCGCCACGCAACACAGACGACGCGACCCGCGAGAGGGCCACCGCACGAACTGCCACACGCGAACACCGGCGACacggttagcgacggtttgcaaAAAAACTCGCTAGTAGAAAGGTTGTCAAAACAcgtctattagcgacggtttgttataACGTCGCAATTGCGACTTGTTTAAAAACGTTAAATGTCTAATTTTTAGTAATTTAATCAAAAccgatcggcgacggtttctcaaaCGTCGCATAACGATTGGTTCTCAAAAACCGTCCTAGTTGCCCTGACCTTTCCGATCGACATTTCCTCGCGCCACTGTCCGCGCGAGTTCGCTTCATCAAAAAATCAAATATCTAACTAAAATTtacaacataatattattttacatcaTATATTACAATTCTCACatcattttctttaattaatACTAATATTAGTTACTATCCTTCACAAACGGCTTAGGATTATATCACTCAAGATAATGTGGTACAGAAGTCAtagattttataataaaaatattatttataattaaatttatgatTATGTCTCatatgaaacggtctcacatatcAATATTCGTGAAACAGGTCGACTCAATCTATATTCAGAGTGAAAGATAATATTTtcgatataaaaaaaatattttcacatgGGTCGAGCTGAATAagaatctgtctcacaaaattaacacATGAAACGATCATATAAGAGTTTTTGTATTCGTGCAAAGAACACTGGTTTTTGTTGTTTTCAAGCGTGGCCAAGATTGAGGAAAAGAACGAAACTTAATTGTTCTCGAAGTATAAAAACACGTGAGaaacatataatataaattaattataataaaataaataacattgAAATCAATCGTTAAAGAAAAACTCATAGAAAAAAATCGATGTAGCCCAGTAAAATGTTAGAAGTTTCAGGCAAACGTCGAACACGTGAATTCAGGTGTGCAATTGTCATTCACTAACTCTAAAAATTATTGgcgcaaaaacttgtgtgagacggtctcacgggtattatttgtgagacgtatatcttatttgggtaatccacgaaaaattattactttttatgctaagagtattactttttattgtgaatatggttagggttgacccatctcacatattaagatccgtgagacggtctctcaTGAGACTcattcaaaattattttattggATCATTATCTACAAGGCTACATCATGAACAAACGTAAAAAATAAAGAGTGgatatcatgtgagaccgtctcacggatcttaatctgtgagacggatcaactctacccatattgacaataaaaattaatattttttcatggatgactcaaataagagatccgtctcacaaatacgacccgtgaaaccatCTCACAGAAATTTTTatcgaaaaaaaaatattgaatcaTCATGATACTCAAATTATTGACTGCATAAAGGCGGGTGCTCATCTTTAGACGAGTATTGCTGTGAAATGATACAACATTATACAAAGTTTAAGTGGGATGGGAAATAAATattcatattaaaattattatttgtaattatttaattttcattgTCATTTTTTTAGTACCGTTTTCTCGTACTCAATATGTAAATGAAGTTTAAAAACTTTAAGTTTTGATAATCAAAACTTTCTTTGGTGTCGTAAGATATGAAATTTAGAAGATTTACCTTTAACGTTTAATATTCGGCTTTAACTATCCCGATGTTTAGGTGGTAATAGTTTTCGTCGTAAATTCTTACGAACGAATTATTGGATTCACATATCTTCAAATCTTCGAATCAAGTACGTTCTTCGTCTAAatcgtaaaaaaaaaactagacgAAATTTTGTGTTGAGATCAATCACCAAAAGACGACGAAATCCGATGACAGTGTCGCGGCAGGACAACAGCGACTCATGGCGGTTGAGGGTAGTGATCAGCCGTGTGCTCTCTGACAAGGATGGTGGTCGAGCACTTGAGAGGGGAGAGAGAAGAGATAATCAAGACTGTATTTTCTTGTGATCTTTTTTGTGTTGTGTGTTATCAATTTTTTATgactattaatttttatttttattttttataaaatgactattatttattatatctcCATTATTGTATCTTCAATTCTTCTAGGTTTGAGTGTTTATCATCGTCAAATCTTTCattaaatatttcaatttttaacatacatgatataattattatttaattaaattttaatgctTCTAGATATGGCTAGTAATCAAAACTACTAATTActagtatattttaaatgtataatCAAATAATTATAACTTCATCCCATCTTGATTATGATTCGGTATCGTGAATATAACAATGATACAATCTCGTTAGTATTGATGTAAAGTGAcaatttcgaagatcaaaatttttcaCGTGATATTTTTTGACAATACatgatataattttatttaattaactttAGATGCTTGTATGCTTAGTAACAAACTACATTATAGTTTTTAATTTATATCAAATAAGTTACTCATCCAATTTGTTATGAAGGATCTGAATATAACATGATACAAATCTCGTTATTATGATGTAAAGTGAcaatttcgaagatcaaaatttttcaCTGATTCATTTTTTTGTAGCTGCCTATTTTTAACTCCTTCACCTCTTCACAAAATTGCCAGTCAAACTAACCTCCACAACTTCTAGATATGGAAGTTACTCATAAACTTTTTTTATAAGCAATATGTTTGATATCTATCAAACTTAATAATCAAATTTAACTCCTTGAAACTGGCTATATCAACGAGAACAATAATCCACCACTTGTGTGACCTCAATG
Coding sequences:
- the LOC140839576 gene encoding LOW QUALITY PROTEIN: serine carboxypeptidase II-2 (The sequence of the model RefSeq protein was modified relative to this genomic sequence to represent the inferred CDS: deleted 1 base in 1 codon); protein product: MSTFDLVVYILFLIFVAKLQFVSCRGSFSSDPSNQQQLDKVLDLPGQSFNVSFASYSGYVTTNKESGRALFYWFFESVVDPSSKPLVLWLNGGPGCSSVAFGLAEEIGPFHIEKDGKSLYLNPYSWNEVANILFLDSPVGVGFSYSNTSSDLLSNGDERTAAENLEFLLQWFDRFPQYKENDFYITGESYAGHYVPQLSQAIVRHNHNTGEKVINLKGFMVGNALTDDFHDHLGRFEFMWSVGLISDQTFKRLNIVCDFESFIHSSELCEKVQDIAEEEMGDIDLYSIYTPPCKANFSRPNHPQSGKRKFGILRIAYDPCTEEHSTVYFNLPEVQRALHVQDKSPSFKWETCSDLVSDNWKDSPRSVLKVYRELLRSGLRIWIFSGDTDAVIPVASTRYSIDSLKLPTVGPWRAWYDDGQVGGWTQEYDGLTFVTVRGAGHEVALHKPKQALTLFKSFLSGNSMPKLDLFSDS